Proteins co-encoded in one Hymenobacter swuensis DY53 genomic window:
- a CDS encoding response regulator: MKTYLIDDDTLSTYLTEQLLRAEGFSNTINTFDSAQQALQQLVEDKDKAAPQVVFLDLNMPAMNGWEFLDALAPYEGELLGHCHIYILTSSLALADLEKSKSYDLVSGLIHKPIDIEEIRAIQSQLEEEDTSSNCVQG; this comes from the coding sequence ATGAAAACCTACCTTATCGACGACGATACACTTAGTACTTACTTAACGGAGCAACTATTGCGGGCCGAAGGGTTTTCAAATACCATTAATACGTTTGACTCGGCGCAGCAGGCGTTGCAGCAACTGGTAGAGGATAAAGACAAAGCCGCGCCTCAGGTCGTATTTCTGGACCTGAACATGCCTGCCATGAATGGCTGGGAGTTTCTTGATGCCCTCGCCCCCTACGAAGGTGAACTGCTGGGGCACTGCCACATCTACATCCTCACCTCCTCGCTGGCCCTCGCCGACCTGGAAAAATCAAAGAGCTACGACTTGGTTTCCGGCCTCATTCATAAGCCCATTGATATAGAAGAAATCCGGGCTATTCAGTCGCAGTTGGAAGAGGAGGATACCTCTTCCAACTGCGTGCAGGGCTAG
- a CDS encoding DinB family protein, translating to MHTSSLQQNILAELDHELATTRKLLERVPYEQADFTPHPKSMKLWQLATHVVNLLAFNQLFVQHASRDFLDPNGPKPGPTPTSSEELLQRFDQYGASLRQALQDSDDEKLTDSFRLHRGEQTLMERPKGAAIRIMGLNHSIHHRGQLSVYLRLLDIPLPGMYGPSADDPSWGM from the coding sequence ATGCACACGTCCTCTCTCCAACAGAACATCCTCGCCGAGCTCGACCACGAGTTGGCCACCACCCGTAAGCTGCTGGAGCGCGTGCCCTACGAGCAGGCTGATTTCACGCCCCACCCGAAGAGCATGAAGCTGTGGCAGCTGGCCACGCACGTCGTGAACCTGCTGGCGTTCAACCAGCTGTTCGTGCAGCACGCTTCCCGCGACTTCCTCGACCCCAATGGCCCCAAGCCCGGCCCCACGCCCACCAGCTCCGAGGAACTGCTGCAACGCTTCGACCAGTACGGCGCTAGCCTGCGCCAAGCCCTGCAAGACTCCGACGATGAGAAGCTGACCGACAGCTTCCGCCTGCACCGGGGCGAGCAAACCCTGATGGAGCGCCCCAAAGGTGCTGCTATCCGTATCATGGGCCTCAACCACAGCATCCATCACCGCGGCCAGCTCTCGGTGTACCTGCGCCTGTTGGATATTCCGCTGCCTGGCATGTACGGTCCCAGTGCCGATGATCCGAGCTGGGGAATGTAA
- a CDS encoding amidohydrolase → MTSLLRSSWLMAVTAVALASCNSGTRQPADLIVYNATVYTVDSAFSKAQAFAVQDGKFVGVGTAEAIRAKYQGKQEVDAQGQFIYPGFYDAHCHFYRYALGLRDADLVGTGSWKEVIEKLQQQRQQYPQAAWLTGRGWDQNDWDGKQFPTKDTLDALFPNTPVFIIRVDGHAALVNQKALDLAGVTARTPISGGTITKNAAGQLTGLLVDNAVKLVAAKIPEPTAAEAETALLEAQKRCVAVGLTSMADAGLEKTNVDRLDVLQQQGKLKVRLYAMLAPTKENKEFYLKNGPVFKDRLTVCSFKVYADGALGSRGACLIHPYADRPKETGFLLSSVADFRSLAKELAASKFQMNTHAIGDSSNRLLLDIYGEALKGQKDRRWRIEHAQVVSRADVAKFGQYGIVPSVQPTHATSDMYWAGERLGADRLKTAYAFNDLRKQYGQVALGSDFPVEDINPLYGFHSAVARQDAKNYPAGGFQMENALSRPDALRGMTTWAAHAAFEDKQKGSIRPGMAADFVILKTDLLEAPKEQLRTAKVQQTWIAGERVFSINP, encoded by the coding sequence ATGACCTCACTCCTACGCTCCTCCTGGCTGATGGCCGTTACGGCCGTCGCTCTGGCTTCCTGCAACTCCGGCACCCGCCAGCCCGCCGACCTTATCGTGTATAATGCCACCGTGTACACCGTCGATTCGGCGTTCAGCAAGGCGCAGGCCTTTGCCGTGCAGGATGGCAAGTTTGTGGGTGTGGGTACGGCAGAGGCAATTCGGGCCAAGTACCAGGGCAAGCAGGAAGTGGACGCCCAGGGCCAGTTCATCTACCCCGGTTTCTATGACGCACACTGCCACTTCTACCGCTACGCCCTGGGGTTGCGTGATGCCGACCTAGTAGGCACGGGCTCCTGGAAGGAAGTGATAGAGAAGCTCCAGCAGCAACGCCAGCAGTATCCGCAGGCCGCCTGGCTCACCGGCCGCGGCTGGGACCAGAATGACTGGGACGGCAAGCAGTTCCCCACCAAAGACACCCTCGACGCGCTGTTTCCGAATACGCCCGTCTTCATCATTCGGGTGGATGGCCACGCGGCCCTCGTGAACCAAAAGGCGCTGGACTTAGCGGGCGTCACGGCCCGCACGCCCATCAGCGGCGGCACCATCACCAAAAACGCCGCCGGACAGCTCACCGGGCTGCTGGTGGATAACGCCGTGAAGCTGGTGGCCGCCAAAATCCCGGAGCCCACCGCCGCCGAAGCCGAAACAGCTTTGCTGGAAGCCCAAAAGCGGTGCGTGGCCGTGGGCCTCACCAGCATGGCCGACGCCGGCTTGGAAAAAACCAACGTGGACCGGCTCGATGTCTTACAGCAGCAGGGCAAGCTGAAAGTACGCCTCTACGCCATGCTGGCCCCCACTAAAGAGAACAAGGAGTTCTACCTCAAAAATGGCCCAGTATTCAAGGACCGTCTCACGGTGTGCTCGTTCAAGGTGTACGCCGACGGTGCTCTGGGTTCCCGCGGTGCCTGCCTGATCCATCCGTATGCTGACCGCCCGAAGGAAACCGGCTTCCTGCTGTCGTCGGTGGCGGACTTCCGTAGCCTGGCGAAAGAGCTGGCCGCCAGCAAATTCCAGATGAACACCCACGCCATTGGCGACTCTAGCAACCGCCTGCTGCTGGATATCTACGGTGAGGCGCTGAAGGGCCAGAAAGACCGGCGCTGGCGCATCGAGCACGCCCAGGTGGTCAGCCGCGCCGACGTGGCCAAGTTCGGACAGTATGGCATCGTGCCTTCGGTGCAGCCCACCCACGCCACCTCCGATATGTACTGGGCCGGCGAGCGGCTGGGCGCCGACCGCCTCAAAACTGCCTACGCCTTCAACGACCTGCGCAAGCAGTACGGTCAAGTGGCCCTGGGTTCCGATTTTCCGGTGGAAGACATCAACCCGCTCTACGGCTTCCACTCGGCCGTGGCCCGGCAGGACGCCAAGAACTACCCGGCTGGCGGCTTCCAGATGGAAAACGCTCTCAGCCGCCCCGATGCTTTGCGCGGCATGACCACCTGGGCCGCCCACGCCGCCTTCGAGGACAAGCAGAAAGGCAGCATCCGGCCCGGTATGGCCGCCGACTTCGTGATCCTGAAAACCGATCTGCTGGAAGCCCCCAAAGAACAGCTCCGCACTGCCAAAGTCCAGCAAACCTGGATTGCTGGGGAGCGGGTGTTTTCTATAAACCCATAA
- a CDS encoding MFS transporter, with protein sequence MSDATAAVTTPEVGFENIPKDDKRITRGWTFYDWANSVYPLVITSSIFPIYWGAMVKQVTGTDSGKSPVDFLGFQVPGSSLLTYAISAAFLFIAIISPFLTSLADFSGRKKLFMQVFCYIGAFSCAALFFFTPDTLTLSTFVFVLATIGFSGSIVFYNSYLPLISSEEKYDSLSARGFSMGYIGSVLLLLICLGLIMGHDKIGLEEGFATRLAFLLTGLWWAGFAQIAFFALPADPGRPAGAADEAGWLLNGFRELGKVWNQLKQLPNLKRFLLAYFTYNMGVQTVMYVATIFGDEELKLESSALIMTILLLQIVGILGAYLFSKLSERIGNTRALSWSVFIWMCICVAGYFVQAGWSFYALAAVIGLTMGAVQSLSRSTYSKIIPENTPNTAAFFSFFDVTEKLSIVIGTAVFGIIAQVTGSMRNSILSLIVFFVLGLIFLLTLRGKKLRDDVHGADPKLAEGLSGN encoded by the coding sequence ATGAGCGACGCTACCGCCGCCGTAACCACGCCCGAAGTGGGCTTCGAGAACATTCCCAAGGACGATAAGCGCATCACCCGCGGCTGGACTTTCTACGACTGGGCCAACTCGGTGTACCCGCTGGTGATTACCTCTAGTATCTTCCCCATTTACTGGGGTGCCATGGTGAAGCAGGTGACGGGTACCGACAGCGGTAAAAGCCCCGTTGATTTCCTGGGTTTTCAGGTGCCGGGCTCCTCACTGCTGACCTATGCCATTTCGGCGGCGTTCCTCTTCATTGCCATTATCAGTCCGTTTCTGACCTCTCTGGCCGACTTCTCGGGACGTAAGAAGCTATTCATGCAGGTGTTCTGCTACATCGGGGCGTTTTCCTGCGCCGCTTTGTTCTTTTTCACCCCCGATACGCTCACGCTCAGCACCTTCGTGTTCGTACTGGCCACCATCGGCTTTTCGGGTTCCATTGTGTTCTACAACTCCTACCTGCCGCTGATTTCCAGCGAGGAGAAGTACGATTCGCTGTCGGCCCGCGGGTTTTCCATGGGCTACATCGGCTCGGTGCTGCTGCTGCTGATTTGCCTGGGGCTGATTATGGGCCACGACAAAATCGGGTTGGAAGAGGGCTTTGCTACCCGGCTGGCGTTCCTGCTCACGGGGCTGTGGTGGGCCGGTTTCGCTCAGATTGCCTTTTTTGCGTTGCCCGCCGACCCTGGTCGGCCTGCCGGCGCGGCCGATGAGGCGGGCTGGCTGCTCAACGGCTTCCGGGAGCTGGGCAAGGTGTGGAACCAGCTCAAGCAACTCCCCAACCTCAAGCGCTTCCTGCTGGCTTACTTCACCTACAACATGGGTGTGCAAACGGTGATGTACGTGGCCACCATTTTCGGCGACGAGGAGCTTAAGCTCGAAAGCTCAGCTCTGATTATGACCATCCTACTGCTCCAGATTGTGGGGATTTTGGGGGCGTATCTGTTCTCGAAACTCTCGGAGCGTATCGGCAACACCCGGGCTCTGAGCTGGTCGGTGTTTATCTGGATGTGCATCTGTGTGGCGGGCTACTTCGTGCAGGCCGGCTGGTCGTTCTACGCGCTGGCTGCCGTCATCGGCCTCACGATGGGCGCGGTGCAAAGCCTTTCCCGCAGCACCTACTCCAAGATTATTCCGGAGAATACACCCAATACAGCGGCTTTCTTCAGCTTTTTCGACGTGACCGAGAAACTTAGCATCGTGATAGGTACCGCCGTATTCGGCATCATTGCTCAGGTGACGGGTTCCATGCGCAACAGTATTCTGTCGCTCATTGTGTTCTTCGTGCTGGGCTTGATCTTTCTGCTCACGCTCCGCGGCAAGAAGCTCCGCGACGATGTACACGGAGCCGATCCGAAGCTGGCGGAAGGCCTCAGCGGCAACTAA
- a CDS encoding PAS domain-containing sensor histidine kinase, producing the protein MQDSGASVAHEQFEQSAEAAFRLNAAGELQQVTAGFANLLQQAATALVGCRLEELLLAAAPETVPQQLGRASAGAVVSFEAVVRSVSPPEQYNFTLLPLFGGQGLAGVAKRLVPVSAADALLLERERQLSIIFDNIADVTFVLRVEAGGWFRFVFVNKAFEQTTGLPAAQVMGRLASEIIPEPALSDVLEYYRTALRTRQPVAWQETSDYPSGRKTGEVRVTPVLEADGTCCQLVGIVHDLTPQKEAETRLQVSNERFHYALKATTDAIYDWNIAADTLYWGEGFEELFGHKLKENPTPFDIWANYVEPTEHDRVVAGLRYTAFETTSLFWQQEYRFSRADGSWAVVFDRGYILRDKEGRAIRMIGAMQDITARKEAEDQQRLLADKLGRQNADLQQFTYIVSHNLRAPLANALGYADLLSRVKKTSPVFDESLRNLRTSLQLLDGVLTDINGILSIRDQQGSYRPELVALAEVCRQAVHSLARQLQECGGELRCIIPEELRVPGSRAYFHSIFHNLVSNAIKYRSDTRALQIVIEAIGSSGGPVRIVVEDNGSGFDQEKAGGDIFQLYRRFHPDKPGRGIGLFLVKSHVESMHGRISVQSQLGVGTQFTLLF; encoded by the coding sequence ATGCAGGATTCCGGTGCATCAGTGGCCCATGAGCAGTTTGAGCAAAGCGCGGAAGCGGCTTTCCGGTTAAACGCGGCCGGCGAGCTGCAGCAGGTGACGGCCGGTTTCGCGAATCTGCTGCAGCAGGCTGCTACCGCCCTGGTTGGGTGCCGGCTGGAAGAGTTACTCCTAGCTGCCGCGCCGGAAACGGTGCCCCAACAACTAGGCCGTGCCAGCGCCGGAGCAGTAGTGAGCTTCGAGGCCGTGGTGCGGAGCGTGAGCCCACCCGAGCAGTACAATTTCACGCTGTTACCGCTATTCGGCGGGCAAGGCCTCGCGGGCGTGGCAAAGCGGTTGGTGCCGGTATCAGCCGCCGATGCGCTGCTGCTGGAGCGGGAGCGGCAACTGTCCATCATTTTCGACAACATTGCGGATGTGACCTTTGTACTGCGGGTGGAAGCGGGCGGCTGGTTCCGGTTTGTATTCGTCAATAAGGCGTTTGAGCAAACGACCGGGCTACCGGCCGCGCAGGTAATGGGCCGGCTGGCGTCAGAAATTATTCCGGAGCCAGCCCTTAGTGACGTGCTCGAATACTACCGGACCGCTTTGCGCACCCGGCAACCTGTGGCCTGGCAGGAAACCTCTGACTATCCCAGCGGCCGCAAAACCGGCGAAGTCCGGGTGACGCCGGTGCTGGAAGCCGACGGAACCTGCTGCCAGTTGGTGGGCATTGTGCATGATCTTACGCCGCAGAAGGAAGCGGAAACACGGCTTCAGGTCAGCAACGAGCGGTTTCACTACGCCCTGAAAGCTACCACCGATGCTATTTATGACTGGAATATTGCTGCCGATACGTTGTACTGGGGCGAGGGATTTGAGGAGTTGTTTGGGCATAAGCTGAAGGAAAATCCGACGCCATTTGATATCTGGGCCAACTACGTGGAGCCCACTGAACACGACAGAGTAGTGGCGGGCCTGCGTTACACCGCCTTCGAAACAACCAGCCTGTTCTGGCAGCAGGAATACCGCTTCAGCCGGGCCGATGGCTCCTGGGCCGTGGTATTTGACCGGGGCTACATTCTGCGCGATAAAGAGGGCCGGGCCATCCGTATGATCGGGGCCATGCAGGACATTACCGCCCGCAAGGAGGCCGAGGACCAGCAGCGCCTGCTGGCCGATAAGCTGGGCCGGCAGAACGCCGATCTGCAGCAGTTCACTTACATCGTGTCGCACAACCTGCGGGCTCCGCTGGCCAATGCCCTGGGCTACGCCGACCTGCTTTCCCGAGTGAAAAAAACATCCCCGGTATTCGACGAATCCCTGCGCAACTTGCGTACCAGCCTGCAGCTGCTGGATGGCGTGCTGACGGACATCAACGGGATTCTATCCATCCGGGACCAGCAGGGCAGCTACCGGCCCGAGCTGGTGGCTCTGGCTGAGGTGTGCCGGCAGGCAGTACACAGCCTGGCCCGCCAGCTGCAGGAATGCGGAGGGGAACTGCGGTGCATTATTCCTGAAGAGCTACGGGTACCGGGGAGCCGTGCGTACTTCCATAGTATTTTTCATAACCTGGTTTCCAATGCCATCAAGTACCGTTCGGACACGCGTGCTTTGCAGATTGTCATTGAAGCCATCGGTAGTTCCGGCGGGCCAGTCCGGATTGTCGTAGAAGACAATGGGTCAGGCTTCGACCAGGAGAAGGCGGGCGGGGATATATTCCAGCTGTACCGCCGCTTCCACCCTGATAAGCCCGGCCGGGGTATCGGCCTGTTTCTGGTGAAATCCCACGTTGAATCCATGCATGGGCGTATCAGCGTGCAAAGCCAGCTCGGTGTCGGCACTCAATTCACTCTCCTCTTTTAA
- a CDS encoding type I restriction enzyme HsdR N-terminal domain-containing protein, with protein sequence MLIWDVLRRRNVVLTPEEWVRQHVVHYLITHRGYPKGLLSLERGHRYNQRQKRTDLVALDAAGRPLLLVECKRPTVPITAATAMQAATYNQTIGAPLLLLTNGLQHFCWRVNSTERTNERLTEVPLYASLTRE encoded by the coding sequence TTGCTAATCTGGGACGTTCTGCGCCGCCGCAACGTGGTACTCACGCCCGAAGAATGGGTGCGCCAGCACGTGGTACATTACCTGATTACGCACCGGGGTTACCCCAAAGGCCTGCTCAGCCTGGAGCGCGGCCACCGCTATAACCAGCGCCAGAAGCGCACCGACCTGGTAGCGCTGGATGCCGCCGGCCGGCCGCTGCTGCTGGTGGAGTGCAAGCGGCCTACGGTGCCCATTACGGCGGCCACAGCCATGCAGGCGGCTACGTATAACCAAACCATCGGGGCGCCGTTGCTGCTACTGACCAATGGCCTCCAGCACTTTTGCTGGCGCGTAAACTCCACGGAGCGCACCAACGAGCGGCTTACTGAAGTGCCCTTGTACGCGAGCCTGACGAGAGAATAA
- a CDS encoding nucleotidyltransferase family protein — protein MSSPIILLAAGSSSRLGQPKQLLPYQGQTLLRRAAETAIAAAAGAAVVVVTGALHQKLLPELEGLPVHVVRNPHWADGMGSSLKAGLACLDALPQPLTSVTIMLCDQPFVTSALLEELLVTHTRTGRPIVASAYQEASGVPVFFAREALSLLRNLLATAGAAQLIRQHAELVATISFPKGAIDVDTPEQYAALLAE, from the coding sequence ATGTCTTCTCCCATTATTCTCTTGGCTGCCGGTTCTTCTTCGCGCCTCGGGCAGCCTAAGCAACTGCTGCCCTACCAGGGCCAAACGCTGTTGCGCCGCGCCGCCGAAACGGCCATAGCTGCCGCCGCTGGTGCAGCCGTGGTAGTAGTGACGGGCGCGCTGCACCAGAAGCTGCTGCCGGAGCTGGAAGGGCTGCCGGTACACGTTGTGCGTAATCCGCACTGGGCGGATGGAATGGGAAGCTCCCTCAAAGCCGGATTGGCCTGCCTTGATGCGTTGCCTCAGCCGCTCACCTCCGTTACCATCATGCTTTGCGACCAGCCTTTTGTGACATCCGCGCTGTTGGAGGAGCTATTAGTAACTCATACCCGCACCGGCCGGCCCATTGTGGCCTCTGCTTACCAGGAAGCAAGCGGCGTCCCCGTCTTTTTTGCCCGCGAGGCATTGTCGCTACTGCGTAACCTGCTGGCCACTGCCGGGGCAGCCCAGCTTATTCGTCAGCATGCGGAGTTGGTGGCTACCATTTCCTTCCCCAAGGGCGCAATAGATGTGGATACCCCAGAACAGTACGCGGCCCTACTAGCCGAATGA
- a CDS encoding T9SS type A sorting domain-containing protein, with the protein MPASRTLPVLRFALGIWVLLLAPYVRAQTSFTDPAFPAVKATFTRNSVAQPAIIYDVVRQADGKYIIGGNFTAINGIAASRLARLEPDGTLDAAYTAVCRANGTVTSLALQPDGRLLVGGVFTELGGTERAYLGRLETSGVPDASFTPYTAPPNTGGEGVNKLLVQPDGQVLVCGRLNLRGAGFPEQYLTRLNGKDGHYDPSFQFTLPTPDTSPKTIALQPDGRVLVGGYGPSYRQAILLMRLHPNGTADNTFALVKSSFTSELNALAVDGAGRIYAGGMFNSNGPGNTFLRRYLPDGTLDTSFSYPIGGQTSVIYVQTLAVQPNGRLLVGHMVAERLMANGSLDTSFLSGINGAIQRYLVQPDGAIMVAGSFRAGPGATDAVSLVRVLDTNVLRVHTSVADARTTAWPVPTHDVLHLQLDAASGPQRVQLLDMLGKAIRTIEQPTAALSLPVVGLASGTYQLQIKYAKAGQVSRRIVLE; encoded by the coding sequence ATGCCAGCAAGCCGTACGTTACCTGTCCTGCGTTTCGCTCTTGGAATCTGGGTGCTGTTACTGGCACCGTATGTCAGAGCACAGACCTCGTTTACTGACCCTGCCTTCCCCGCTGTTAAGGCTACTTTTACGCGGAACAGCGTTGCCCAGCCAGCTATTATCTACGATGTAGTACGTCAGGCAGACGGTAAGTACATTATTGGAGGCAACTTCACGGCTATCAATGGTATAGCCGCATCGAGACTGGCTCGTCTGGAGCCCGATGGAACGCTTGATGCGGCCTATACTGCTGTTTGCCGAGCGAATGGTACGGTTACTTCCCTCGCCCTACAACCCGATGGCCGCCTGCTGGTAGGAGGGGTGTTTACTGAGTTAGGTGGAACTGAAAGAGCATATCTGGGGCGGTTGGAGACTTCAGGGGTACCGGATGCCAGTTTCACTCCATATACCGCTCCCCCAAATACAGGTGGTGAGGGAGTAAATAAACTATTAGTGCAACCCGACGGGCAGGTGCTGGTGTGCGGGCGGTTAAACTTACGCGGTGCCGGTTTCCCGGAGCAGTATCTGACCCGGCTGAACGGTAAGGATGGCCATTACGACCCGAGCTTCCAGTTTACGCTTCCAACTCCTGATACTTCACCGAAAACCATAGCTCTGCAGCCCGACGGGCGTGTACTGGTGGGAGGCTACGGGCCTTCCTACCGGCAGGCCATACTGCTCATGCGCCTGCACCCGAATGGTACTGCCGATAATACTTTCGCGCTGGTTAAGAGTAGTTTTACTTCGGAACTAAATGCTTTGGCGGTGGATGGAGCAGGCAGGATTTATGCGGGCGGAATGTTCAATTCTAATGGCCCTGGTAACACCTTCCTCCGCCGGTATCTACCCGATGGTACCCTGGATACTTCTTTTTCCTACCCGATTGGGGGGCAAACTAGTGTTATCTATGTGCAAACCCTGGCAGTACAACCCAACGGACGGCTCTTGGTGGGCCATATGGTAGCTGAGCGGTTGATGGCCAACGGTAGCTTAGATACCAGCTTTTTGAGCGGTATTAATGGGGCTATCCAACGGTATTTGGTACAGCCTGACGGAGCTATCATGGTAGCTGGCTCCTTCCGGGCAGGGCCTGGGGCTACGGATGCCGTCAGCTTGGTGCGTGTACTTGATACCAATGTACTGCGGGTTCATACTTCCGTTGCTGATGCCCGTACCACCGCCTGGCCAGTACCCACCCATGATGTTCTCCACCTCCAACTGGATGCGGCCAGTGGGCCCCAGCGGGTGCAGTTGTTGGATATGCTGGGAAAAGCAATACGAACAATAGAACAGCCGACGGCTGCGCTTTCGCTGCCGGTGGTGGGTCTGGCGTCTGGTACGTACCAGCTGCAGATAAAATATGCCAAAGCAGGTCAAGTGTCGCGGCGCATTGTACTGGAGTAA
- a CDS encoding AMP nucleosidase, whose protein sequence is MKTKADIVENWLPRYTGVPLNEFGQYILLTNFINYVHMFAGQFGVEVRGLDKPMQTATANGITIINFGMGSPMAATVMDLISAVKPKAALFLGKCGGLKNKTKLGDLILPIAAIRGEGTSDDYLPAEIPALPSFRLQRAVSSMIKKHEKDYWTGTVYTTNRRVWEHDENFKEYLRQIRAMAVDMETATIFTVGFVNEIPHGALLLVSDNPMTPEGVKTSESDKKVTADFVTSHLQIGIDSLLELKNSGESVKHMRFE, encoded by the coding sequence ATGAAAACCAAAGCCGACATCGTCGAGAACTGGCTGCCCCGCTACACGGGCGTGCCGCTGAATGAGTTTGGACAGTATATCCTGCTCACCAACTTTATCAATTACGTGCACATGTTTGCCGGGCAGTTTGGCGTGGAAGTACGCGGCCTCGACAAACCGATGCAGACGGCCACGGCCAACGGCATTACGATTATCAACTTCGGCATGGGCTCGCCAATGGCGGCTACGGTAATGGATCTGATTTCGGCCGTGAAACCCAAAGCAGCCCTGTTCCTGGGCAAGTGCGGCGGCCTGAAAAATAAAACCAAGCTCGGTGACCTGATTCTGCCTATTGCTGCCATCCGGGGCGAGGGTACGTCCGATGACTACTTGCCCGCCGAAATCCCGGCTTTGCCGTCGTTCCGGTTGCAGCGCGCCGTGAGCAGCATGATCAAGAAGCACGAGAAGGACTACTGGACCGGTACCGTGTACACAACTAACCGTCGCGTGTGGGAGCACGACGAGAATTTCAAGGAGTACCTGCGCCAGATCCGGGCTATGGCCGTGGATATGGAAACGGCTACCATCTTCACGGTGGGCTTCGTGAATGAGATTCCGCACGGCGCGCTGCTGCTGGTGAGCGACAACCCGATGACGCCAGAGGGCGTGAAAACGTCGGAGAGCGACAAAAAGGTAACCGCCGACTTCGTAACCTCACACCTGCAAATCGGCATTGATTCCCTGCTGGAGCTAAAGAACTCCGGCGAATCGGTGAAACACATGCGTTTCGAGTAG